One Rosa chinensis cultivar Old Blush chromosome 5, RchiOBHm-V2, whole genome shotgun sequence genomic region harbors:
- the LOC112164224 gene encoding F-box/kelch-repeat protein At3g06240: MEEMGSCNGLVLVGQPYRDHYENLSIWNQSTGLFRKIPNPSFRVKSMGMCRDYINYGFGHVSASDDYKLVFIIPAPGDMLEVLIFSLSANIWKVIRAPYSSWPGRISGQGTFSNGAIHWVIPRGNETLNPVIYAFILAEEDFRLVPLPPVLWQIEEGRNQTEITTLVHLGGYLCIWSLDRKAESWVKLFQFHTHDLRHIFSGYCLWDLCFITESDTMVLILNKELLWIGCRNEEKPVCSGRYRLEKVQPKVQSLAFYFRATVCDETPVSIAE; the protein is encoded by the coding sequence ATGGAAGAAATGGGCTCCTGCAATGGTTTGGTACTTGTAGGCCAACCGTATCGCGATCATTACGAGAACTTGTCTATCTGGAACCAATCTACTGGATTGTTCCGCAAGATTCCTAATCCAAGTTTCAGGGTGAAGTCAATGGGAATGTGTAGAGACTATATAAATTATGGTTTTGGTCATGTGTCCGCCAGCGACGACTACAAACTTGTCTTCATAATACCTGCCCCCGGTGATATGCTGGAAGTCCTTATCTTCTCTCTGAGTGCCAACATTTGGAAAGTTATTAGAGCTCCTTACTCGTCATGGCCAGGCCGGATTAGTGGGCAGGGGACTTTTTCAAATGGAGCAATTCACTGGGTCATTCCCCGCGGAAATGAGACTTTGAACCCAGTTATATATGCTTTTATTTTGGCAGAGGAGGACTTCCGGCTAGTGCCATTGCCACCTGTTCTGTGGCAAATTGAAGAAGGCAGAAATCAGACAGAGATAACAACTCTGGTTCATTTAGGAGGATACCTTTGCATATGGTCTCTGGACCGGAAGGCTGAATCTTGGGTTAAACTCTTTCAATTTCATACACACGATCTCCGCCATATCTTTTCTGGATACTGCCTATGGGATCTGTGTTTCATTACAGAAAGTGATACGATGGTGTTAATACTGAATAAGGAGTTGTTATGGATTGGATGCCGTAACGAAGAGAAGCCGGTCTGCAGTGGAAGGTATAGGCTTGAGAAGGTACAGCCTAAGGTGCAGAGCCTGGCATTTTATTTTCGCGCGACCGTATGTGATGAAACTCCAGTTTCTATAGCTGAATGA